In Gammaproteobacteria bacterium, one DNA window encodes the following:
- a CDS encoding PAS domain S-box protein, with translation MRTHNVIEAIKNLSFATLFDALADPMVLIENTGHIVLMNPAAQQLFGYNEDEVTGLSVEMLITPRYRKQYRYYQTLFFDKPAMLPMGTGNEIMACSCSGQEMLLDMSFSPIEVQQQLYVLFTFTVSRQRLKVEDTLRVREECLRLAKQATGFGIFDYDFKRGVVYWDKQMREFWGGYPGEVISYEGFVAMIHPADRADRQAALDYAMNPASHGEYKAEYRVIDPLEKTERWIAVAGRVYFEAGSANRLVSVARDVTEQKIFPEKLRMPCNEAEKILEQQSAARTAAAIAHELNQPLTAISAYSEVVLQTLRNDSFDVKRLKNALQGCVEQTQRAGRGLHELIAFLQKSELAAEPLDLNDVICEALDAVVNDGSGKFRARLKLEKDLPAVQCNRTQVHKVLVNLFRNAAEAMRAVDSPILTVITQMQVMNDKKRALVIVQDNGSGLDQAMAKRVFEPFFTTKQTGIGMGLAISRALIEANGGELWVELDGGPGTRFHFTLPFAP, from the coding sequence ATGCGGACACATAATGTGATTGAAGCAATAAAAAATTTAAGTTTCGCAACATTATTCGATGCCCTAGCGGACCCAATGGTGCTGATCGAAAATACCGGACATATCGTGCTGATGAACCCGGCAGCGCAGCAGTTGTTCGGCTACAACGAGGATGAGGTCACCGGTTTGTCGGTTGAAATGCTGATAACGCCGCGCTACCGGAAGCAATACCGCTATTATCAAACGCTTTTTTTTGACAAGCCGGCCATGCTTCCAATGGGAACCGGCAACGAAATCATGGCATGCAGTTGTTCCGGTCAGGAAATGCTGCTGGATATGAGTTTCAGTCCGATAGAAGTGCAGCAACAACTGTATGTTTTATTCACATTCACAGTTTCCCGGCAACGACTGAAAGTCGAAGATACATTGCGGGTGCGCGAAGAATGTTTACGCCTGGCGAAACAGGCCACAGGTTTCGGCATTTTCGACTATGACTTCAAACGCGGTGTCGTTTACTGGGATAAACAAATGCGTGAATTCTGGGGCGGTTATCCTGGGGAGGTCATCAGTTACGAAGGATTTGTCGCCATGATACACCCCGCGGATCGTGCCGATCGGCAAGCGGCTTTGGATTATGCGATGAATCCGGCCAGTCATGGCGAGTACAAGGCGGAATATCGTGTGATTGACCCGCTGGAAAAAACTGAACGCTGGATTGCTGTTGCGGGACGGGTCTATTTTGAAGCTGGCAGCGCAAACCGGCTGGTGAGCGTTGCCCGGGATGTGACGGAGCAGAAAATTTTTCCGGAAAAATTGCGGATGCCGTGCAATGAGGCGGAAAAGATTCTTGAACAACAATCGGCCGCGCGCACGGCTGCGGCTATTGCGCATGAACTCAATCAGCCGCTGACCGCGATATCCGCATATAGTGAAGTAGTGCTGCAAACATTACGAAACGATAGTTTTGATGTGAAGCGTCTGAAGAATGCGCTACAGGGTTGTGTGGAGCAAACGCAGCGCGCCGGCCGCGGCTTGCACGAATTGATTGCGTTTTTGCAAAAAAGCGAACTGGCAGCCGAGCCCTTGGATCTGAATGATGTGATATGTGAGGCGCTGGACGCTGTTGTCAACGACGGTTCCGGGAAATTCCGCGCGCGATTGAAGCTGGAAAAGGACCTTCCCGCTGTTCAGTGCAATCGCACACAAGTGCATAAAGTTCTTGTGAATCTTTTCAGAAATGCCGCAGAAGCCATGCGAGCCGTCGATTCACCCATTTTGACGGTCATTACCCAGATGCAAGTCATGAATGATAAAAAAAGGGCGCTGGTTATTGTGCAAGATAACGGGTCCGGTCTTGATCAGGCCATGGCGAAGCGCGTATTCGAACCCTTCTTTACCACCAAGCAAACCGGTATCGGAATGGGGCTTGCGATCAGCCGGGCATTGATCGAAGCAAATGGCGGCGAGCTCTGGGTAGAACTCGATGGAGGCCCCGGCACCCGATTTCATTTTACCTTGCCTTTTGCGCCGTAA
- a CDS encoding alginate export family protein: MTWKNARRARWMALAITGSLLSGNHTYAAEAEKAETDKTKKPSVVVQNKTAPANGKNGAPFSALGTPGSTRFDFDNLTKLMEEHKTPLAAMMPDWLNVAIEHRTRYDVYDHGFTRAIPGFNDQVHQRTRFLFEVKNIIDPLKFTLELTDMRAPLANFGQEHNPNIADHFDFTQLHLGVHDKNFLGTGYAAKFEVGRFMMDLGEARLVGGHRWGTLSPAFDGLHFMMGNTDEKWSLRVFGARPVQRVTTSLNWNTPETYFSGAYVTNRDLRWAHFDGYFLQLNESDHLRQRNLSTTGFRLFAKPAKGSMDYEIESMYQFGDTRDKSLFAHRHHGEVGYSFNTAMPLRAVYLFDFASGDRDPDKNFDILYAKRRVEYGPTGMFGPFFPSNLLSPVGFRATLVPIPNVRLMMSHRAYWLADKRGAFVGSGLQDPTGRAGGFLGNMLDISLGWDPQWSYLKRMSFDFGYSHLFKGDYFDKVPFSPGMKDTNYGYTMVTFKF, from the coding sequence ATGACCTGGAAAAATGCACGACGTGCCCGTTGGATGGCTTTGGCCATTACTGGGTCACTGTTAAGCGGCAACCACACATACGCTGCGGAAGCGGAAAAAGCGGAGACCGACAAGACAAAAAAACCGTCTGTTGTCGTTCAGAATAAAACTGCGCCAGCTAACGGAAAGAATGGCGCACCTTTCAGCGCACTGGGAACACCGGGAAGCACGCGTTTCGACTTTGACAATCTGACCAAGCTGATGGAAGAGCATAAAACGCCGCTTGCTGCGATGATGCCGGATTGGCTCAATGTCGCGATCGAACACCGCACCCGTTATGACGTATACGATCACGGTTTCACCAGAGCTATTCCGGGATTCAACGATCAGGTTCATCAACGCACCCGTTTCTTGTTCGAGGTCAAGAATATCATCGATCCGCTCAAGTTCACGCTGGAATTGACCGATATGCGCGCCCCGTTGGCCAATTTCGGCCAAGAGCATAACCCGAATATCGCCGATCATTTTGACTTTACCCAACTGCACCTCGGTGTGCACGACAAGAATTTTCTCGGTACAGGCTATGCGGCTAAATTCGAGGTAGGCCGCTTCATGATGGACCTGGGTGAAGCCCGTCTGGTCGGGGGACATCGTTGGGGAACCTTATCGCCTGCGTTCGACGGTTTGCACTTCATGATGGGCAATACCGATGAAAAATGGAGTTTGCGCGTGTTTGGCGCCCGGCCGGTGCAGCGGGTGACAACATCGCTCAACTGGAACACCCCCGAAACCTACTTCTCCGGTGCTTACGTCACCAACCGCGATTTGCGCTGGGCTCACTTCGACGGCTATTTCCTGCAATTGAACGAAAGCGATCATCTCAGACAGCGCAACTTATCGACCACCGGCTTCCGGCTGTTCGCCAAGCCCGCGAAAGGCAGCATGGATTATGAAATTGAATCCATGTATCAGTTCGGCGATACGCGCGATAAAAGCCTGTTCGCCCACCGTCATCACGGCGAAGTCGGATACAGTTTCAATACGGCGATGCCGCTACGCGCCGTTTACCTGTTCGACTTCGCGTCGGGAGACCGCGATCCGGACAAAAATTTCGACATCCTGTACGCAAAACGCCGGGTCGAGTATGGTCCGACCGGTATGTTCGGCCCGTTCTTCCCGTCCAACCTGCTGTCGCCCGTCGGCTTCCGCGCCACACTCGTTCCCATACCTAACGTGCGCTTGATGATGTCGCATCGCGCGTATTGGCTGGCGGATAAACGCGGTGCATTCGTTGGCAGCGGCTTGCAAGACCCGACCGGCCGCGCCGGCGGCTTTCTGGGCAACATGCTGGATATCAGCCTAGGCTGGGATCCGCAGTGGAGTTATTTGAAACGGATGAGTTTCGACTTTGGTTACAGCCATCTGTTCAAGGGCGATTACTTCGACAAGGTGCCATTCAGCCCCGGTATGAAGGACACCAATTACGGGTACACCATGGTGACTTTCAAGTTTTAA
- a CDS encoding plasma-membrane proton-efflux P-type ATPase has protein sequence MALTTDDPDIASASISSTLSGLDVNPAEGLSSAAVVNRRKEYGYNEVVEQKDHPVLMFLRKFWGVSAWMLESIMILSLILGKYSDLVVVSALLVINAVLSFLLERRTAGVVAALRQRLQVSTRVLRTGNWQVCPARELVPGDIVRMRPGDIIPADIKLLSGTLSIDQSALTGESQNIDKAQGEVVTSGAIVRYGEGNGVVILTGARTYFGRTTELVQQAQSKLHIETVIAKIVRWLFVIIAAVLMLVFGLSLIRDAPLIEIIPLMLVLLMSAIPVALPVMFTVSMAIGAKELEKHGVLVTRLSAAEDAATMTVLCVDKTGTITMNQLAITGVIPWQAATESGVLFAGTLASQEANQDPIDLAFLAEAKKQRIVDRMPPVTPVSFIPFDAATKRTEAVIEQNGQQFRAMKGAVRTIAQACKLRPEEIAALETRVAESARMGFRTLAVAYGPVTATPILTGLVTLYDPPRPDARQLIATLRDLGVSVKMLTGDALAVAGEIARGIGLANIRRVTDLRTADTQTDNKEAADLLAHTGGFAEVLPEDKYRVVQCLQAAGHVTGMTGDGVNDAPALRQAEVGIAVSTATDVAKQAASVILTEPGLTNIVALIEQGRMIYQRVLTWIINKISRTILKAAFVAVAFVVTGKFVISAFAMLLLVFLMDFAKIALATDDVRPSRQPETWKIGGSITLAVVLGIAMAIESLLLLWFGWMHLGLADNDNALHTFSFLTLFYFAVFSIVSARERHFFWATMPNRMLLIALVSVTCIGTALTFLQLPGLEALPWQQTLAIFAYAMGSCLAVNDVIKVALIKWLPPSAAT, from the coding sequence ATGGCCCTTACTACCGATGATCCCGACATTGCTTCCGCGTCAATCTCCTCGACGCTCTCCGGCCTTGATGTGAATCCCGCGGAAGGCCTGTCATCGGCTGCGGTAGTCAATCGCCGGAAAGAATACGGTTATAACGAAGTCGTTGAGCAGAAAGATCATCCGGTTCTGATGTTTCTCCGCAAATTCTGGGGTGTTTCAGCTTGGATGCTGGAATCGATCATGATTTTGTCGCTGATTCTAGGCAAGTATTCGGATCTGGTTGTCGTTAGCGCCCTGCTGGTCATCAATGCCGTATTGAGCTTCTTACTGGAGCGCCGTACTGCCGGCGTCGTTGCAGCCTTGCGGCAGCGCTTGCAGGTCAGCACCCGGGTGCTGCGCACAGGCAACTGGCAGGTTTGTCCTGCGCGTGAGCTGGTTCCAGGCGATATTGTCCGCATGCGTCCCGGCGACATCATTCCGGCGGATATCAAACTTCTCTCCGGAACATTGAGCATCGACCAGTCGGCTTTAACCGGTGAATCGCAGAATATCGACAAGGCTCAGGGTGAAGTCGTGACATCCGGGGCTATCGTCCGTTACGGCGAGGGCAACGGCGTAGTCATCCTGACCGGAGCCAGAACCTACTTTGGCCGCACCACGGAATTGGTGCAGCAAGCACAATCAAAGCTTCATATCGAAACCGTCATAGCCAAAATAGTCCGGTGGCTTTTCGTAATTATTGCTGCAGTGCTCATGCTGGTATTCGGCCTGTCGTTGATCCGCGATGCGCCCCTAATCGAAATCATTCCGCTCATGCTCGTCCTGTTAATGAGCGCGATACCGGTTGCCTTGCCCGTCATGTTCACGGTCAGCATGGCCATCGGAGCGAAGGAACTGGAAAAACACGGTGTGCTGGTAACTCGTCTCAGTGCAGCCGAAGATGCGGCCACGATGACTGTACTCTGTGTCGACAAAACAGGCACTATCACAATGAATCAACTGGCCATCACCGGCGTTATTCCCTGGCAAGCAGCAACGGAATCCGGCGTATTATTTGCCGGTACGCTCGCTTCGCAAGAAGCTAACCAGGATCCGATCGATTTGGCATTTCTGGCCGAAGCGAAGAAACAGCGGATTGTTGATCGCATGCCCCCGGTTACACCGGTTTCCTTCATTCCTTTCGATGCCGCGACCAAGCGGACGGAAGCCGTCATAGAACAGAACGGGCAACAGTTCCGTGCGATGAAAGGCGCAGTGCGAACCATTGCACAAGCCTGCAAGCTGCGCCCGGAAGAAATCGCAGCACTGGAAACCCGTGTCGCGGAATCCGCCCGCATGGGATTCCGCACACTAGCCGTGGCTTATGGCCCGGTGACGGCGACACCGATTTTGACCGGATTGGTCACTCTGTACGACCCGCCACGCCCGGACGCCCGGCAACTCATCGCTACACTGCGTGATCTCGGTGTCTCGGTGAAAATGCTCACCGGCGACGCGCTGGCAGTGGCAGGAGAAATCGCGCGCGGAATCGGACTTGCCAACATCCGGCGCGTAACCGACTTGAGAACCGCAGACACCCAAACCGATAACAAAGAAGCGGCCGATCTATTAGCGCACACCGGCGGTTTTGCCGAGGTTCTTCCGGAAGATAAATATCGGGTGGTGCAATGTCTGCAAGCTGCCGGGCATGTGACCGGAATGACGGGAGACGGCGTAAACGATGCGCCTGCGCTACGCCAAGCCGAGGTCGGCATTGCGGTCAGCACGGCAACCGACGTGGCCAAGCAAGCCGCCAGTGTGATATTGACCGAACCCGGCCTGACCAATATCGTCGCATTGATCGAACAGGGCCGCATGATCTACCAGCGCGTTCTGACGTGGATCATCAACAAGATCAGCCGGACGATCCTGAAAGCCGCCTTCGTGGCCGTGGCGTTCGTGGTAACCGGAAAATTCGTCATTTCCGCTTTTGCCATGTTATTGCTGGTATTTCTAATGGATTTTGCGAAGATCGCGCTGGCTACCGATGATGTGCGCCCGTCCAGGCAACCGGAAACATGGAAGATTGGAGGATCTATCACATTAGCAGTAGTGCTGGGCATCGCCATGGCGATCGAGTCGCTTTTGCTGCTGTGGTTTGGCTGGATGCATCTCGGCTTGGCGGATAACGATAATGCCCTGCATACCTTCAGTTTTCTGACGTTGTTCTACTTTGCCGTTTTTTCTATTGTGTCGGCGCGGGAGCGTCATTTTTTCTGGGCTACCATGCCCAACAGGATGCTCCTCATAGCCTTGGTCTCGGTTACTTGCATCGGTACCGCGCTGACATTCTTGCAGTTACCCGGACTCGAGGCGCTGCCGTGGCAACAGACGCTCGCAATTTTCGCCTATGCGATGGGCTCTTGTCTGGCAGTTAACGATGTCATAAAAGTAGCGCTGATCAAATGGCTGCCACCTTCTGCGGCGACTTAA
- a CDS encoding NAD(P)-binding domain-containing protein, giving the protein MNETTIIDCKDKHCIIGAGPSGLAQARALLALDLPFDVFERHQNIGGLWDIENPGTPVYEHTHFVSSRTESGFMGVPFPPGADFPRRDEILAYLHKFADAYDLKKYIYFSSEVEKVEPKDGYWLVKVNNQTRIYRSVICASGMHWNPNYPEIPGTFTGWQRHSKDYFSSDEFKNQRVLIVGAGNSGCDIATEAARNAKAAYISMRRGYHFLPKVIFGKPADIYERENEWMPFRFRQWVFGHMLTVLLGDLTRYGLQKPQHRVMETQPILNSEILSCFAHGDLLAKPDIQKFDGSTVHFVDGSSVEVDQIVFATGYQASFPYLDPEHIEWAGHGVDHFMTCFSRKHPNLFTLGFYEGNAAVFPHLELFASMVARYLYSQEQKTGQDQALLEIARNERGDLRGPIHMIDSPRHASYCDWLTFRKRVRKLYRQLGWPMPVAEDFAMLKTNPDVQMQVAARHA; this is encoded by the coding sequence ATGAACGAAACAACGATTATCGACTGCAAGGATAAACACTGCATCATCGGCGCCGGCCCGTCCGGACTTGCACAGGCGCGTGCGCTTCTGGCGTTGGATTTGCCATTTGACGTTTTTGAACGCCATCAGAATATTGGCGGGCTTTGGGATATTGAAAATCCCGGCACACCGGTCTATGAACACACGCACTTTGTCTCATCGAGAACGGAATCCGGATTTATGGGCGTTCCTTTCCCGCCGGGTGCTGATTTTCCCAGACGCGACGAGATCCTTGCTTATTTGCATAAATTCGCTGATGCCTATGACCTGAAAAAATACATTTATTTTTCCAGTGAGGTCGAGAAGGTTGAGCCCAAAGATGGCTACTGGCTGGTCAAGGTTAACAATCAAACACGCATTTACCGCAGCGTTATTTGTGCATCGGGTATGCATTGGAATCCCAATTACCCGGAGATTCCGGGAACATTCACCGGTTGGCAGCGCCATTCCAAAGACTACTTCAGTTCGGACGAATTCAAGAATCAGCGCGTTTTGATCGTTGGCGCCGGCAATTCGGGCTGCGATATCGCCACCGAAGCGGCGCGAAATGCTAAAGCCGCCTATATCAGCATGCGCCGGGGTTATCACTTTCTCCCCAAAGTCATTTTCGGAAAACCGGCGGATATTTACGAACGGGAAAACGAGTGGATGCCTTTCAGGTTCAGACAATGGGTATTCGGCCATATGCTGACCGTGCTGCTGGGCGATCTCACCCGTTATGGTCTGCAAAAACCGCAGCATCGCGTGATGGAAACGCAGCCGATTCTTAACTCTGAAATTCTTTCCTGCTTTGCCCATGGCGATTTGCTCGCCAAACCCGATATTCAAAAATTCGACGGATCGACGGTTCATTTCGTCGACGGATCCTCGGTCGAAGTCGATCAAATTGTTTTTGCGACAGGCTACCAAGCTTCGTTTCCTTACCTCGATCCAGAGCATATCGAATGGGCCGGACATGGCGTCGACCATTTCATGACGTGCTTCTCGCGCAAGCATCCGAACCTATTCACGCTCGGATTTTATGAAGGCAATGCCGCCGTTTTCCCTCATCTCGAGCTATTCGCGTCGATGGTGGCGCGCTATCTCTACAGCCAGGAGCAAAAAACCGGACAAGACCAAGCGCTGCTTGAGATCGCCAGGAACGAACGCGGCGATTTGCGCGGACCGATCCATATGATCGACTCTCCCCGGCATGCCTCGTATTGCGATTGGCTGACATTCCGTAAACGTGTGCGCAAGCTGTACCGGCAATTGGGCTGGCCCATGCCCGTTGCAGAGGATTT